The genomic region CATCACATGACTCATCCGGTCCAGCTGGCCGCGGGCGGCCTCGTTGAGCACCGGATGGTTGTAGCCGTGGACCGCGGACCACCAGGACGACATGCCGTCCACCAACTCGTGCTGACCGTGGGAGGGTTCGGCGAGGCGGAGACGCACCCCGGACGCGGACTCCACGACCAGCGGCTCCTGCCGGCCCGGCATGGGACCGTAGGGATGCCAGACGTGTGCCCGGTCCAGGGCGCGGAGTTCTGCGGGGCGGAGCGGATCAGGCATTGGGCGCGAGGTCCGTCCCGGTTCCACGACGGCGGACCGTCACGAGATCCGTACGCGCCGCCAGGACCTCGGACGTCTCCGGAGCGGCCTCGGGGGTGTCGCCGCACGGAGCGCAGCCGCCCTCGTGCGAACCGCAGCCGCTGCCCGCCGGGGCGCGGTGCTCGGGAAGCGTCGTGGTGTCGGCCCCCTCCACCTCGAAACCGGCGTCCGCGATCATGTCGAGGTCGGACTGGCCCGACTGGCCCTCGGTGGTCAGGTAGTCACCCAGGAAGATCGAGTTGACCAGGTTCAGGGCCAGCGGCTGCATCGAACGCAGATGGACCTCACGGCCGCCCGCGAGCCGCACCTCGACGTCGGGGCAGACGAACCGGACCATCGCCAGGATGCGCAGGCACCGCTGGGGGGTGAGGTGCCACTCCTTGGCGAGCGGGGTGCCCTCGATCGGGATCAGGAAGTTCACCGGCACCGAGTCGGGATCCAGGTCACGCAGCGAGAACACGACGTCCACCAGATCGGCGTCGCTCTCACCCATCCCCGCGATCAGCCCCGAGCACGCCGAGAGGCCGGCGGCCTGTGCCTGCTGCACGGTGTCCACCCGGTCGGCGTACGTGTGGGTGGTCGTGATCTGCCCGTACGTCCCCTCCGAGGTGTTGAGGTTGTGGTTGTACGCGTCGGCGCCCGCGGACCGCAGCCGGTCGGCCTGGCCCTGCGAGAGCAGGCCCAGGCACGCGCACACCTCGACGTCCTCGTGCTGCTCCTTGATCGCCTCGATGGTCTGCGACACCCGGTCGACGTCCCGGTCCGTCGGCCCCCGGCCGCTCGCCACCAGACAGACACGCTTCGCGCCGCCGGCCACCCCGGCGGCGGCGGCCTTCGTGGCCTCGTCCGGCTTCAGCCAGGTGTACTTCAGGATCCCGGCCTCGGAACCGAGCCGCTGCGAACAGTACGAGCAGTCCTCGGGGCAGAGCCCGGACTTCAGGTTCACCAGATAGTTGAGCTTCACGCGCCGCCCGAACCACTGACGGCGTACCTTCCCGGCCGCGGCCACCACGTCGAGCAGTTCGTCGTCGGACGTCGCCAGCACGGCGAGCGCTTCGTCACGGGTCGGCAGTTCGCGCCGCAGCCCCTTGTCCACCAGCGTATTCAGCAGGTCCATGGCCTTGATCCTGACGTACGGCACCGTCATCGGCCAAGGAGGAACCGGACAGTAGAGCCGGTCGATGCTGTGTGTATTGCCACACCCTGGCCTGTTGCGCACCCGGTTAGGGTCTGTGAGCTGCCTACAAAAGGGACCCGCCCATGTCCTACGCCCCGTTCGACTGGATCGACGACGAGGCCCGGCGCCGTGCCGACGCCGGACTCGTCCGGACGCTGCGCCCCCGGCCCGCCGATACGGAACTTCTGGACCTCGCGAGCAACGACTACCTGGGTCTGAGCCGGCACCCCGAGGTCACCTCGGCCGCCGCCGAGGCGGCACGGACCTGGGGAGGGGGTGCCACCGGCTCACGGCTCGTCACCGGAACCACCGCGCTGCACGCCGAACTCGAACGCGAACTCGCCGACTTCTGCGGATTCGAGGACGCCCTGGTGTTCTCGTCCGGCTACGCGGCCAACCTCGCCGCCCTCACCGCGCTCACCGGGCACGACTCGCTGATCGTGTCCGACGCCGGCAACCACGCCTCGATCGTGGACGGGTGCCGGCTCGCCCGTGCCGCCACCGCCGTCGTGCCGCACTCGGATCCGGAGGCTGTGCGAAAGGCGCTCCTCGACCACGACGGACGGGCTCTGGCGGTGACCGACTCCGTCTTCTCGGTGGACGGGGACGCCGCCCCGCTGGCAGCACTCGCCGGTGTCTGCCGCGACGCCGGCGCGGCCCTCCTCGTGGACGACGCGCACGGACTGGGGGTTCTGGGCGAGGGCGGTCGCGGCGGGCTCGCGGCAGCCGGACTGGCGGGTGGCGAGGGGGTCGTCGCCACCCTCACCCTCTCGAAATCGCTCGGCAGCCAGGGCGGAGCGGTTCTCGGTCCCGCCCGGGTCATCCGCCATCTGGTCAACACTGCACGCACGTTCATCTTCGACACCGGACTCGCACCGGCGGCCGTCGGCGCCGCCCTGGGCGCCCTGCGCCTGCTGCGCCGCGAACCGGGACGAGCGGCCAGAGCCGGCGCGGTGTCCGCCGAACTGTACGGCCGGCTGACGGAGGCCGGACTGACCGCGGTGCGCCCCGACGCAGCCGTCGTGTCGGTCCGAGCGCCCTCGGCGGAGTCCGCGGTGCGGTGGGCGGCCGACTGCCGCACGGCGGGTCTCGCGGTGGGATGCTTCCGGCCGCCGTCGGTGCCGGACGGGATCTCCCGGCTGAGGCTGACAGCCCGCGCGGATCTGACGCAAAATCAGATCGCGACCGCCGTGGGCACGCTCCTCGCCACCGCGCCGGAGCCCCTCAGCTGACCGGTCGGCCGTCCAGCCCGGCGACGAAGGACATCCACGCAGTCGCGGAGAATCGAAGCGGCGGTATGGCCGTGTCCTTGGAGTCCCGTACGGCGAGCTCGTCGTCGCCGTACGGCGCGGTCTCCACGCAGTTGTTCATTCCGGTACTGCGGCTGCTGCGCCGCCAGGTGGGTGCGGGCTGTGCGAGACGGTCGGACATCGTGGCCCCCTCGGGCAGTCTGAAGGTTCCGCCTGATCACCGCGGCCTACTGCGGCGATGAGGTCCAGCGAACGCTCGGGCGACAGCGCGTGAGCCTGCATCGTGCGGAAGGCCGAGCTGTACGCCTCAAGGTCTTCTTTCCGCTCCAGGTAGAGACTACTCGTCAAGTGGTCAAGAACGACCACGTCTAGATCAGAAGTGGTCGGAAATGAAAAAATAACGAAAGGGCCCGTGAGGCCGATATAACTCCCGGCCCCGAACGGCAGTAACTGGAGTGTCACGTGGGGAAGTTGAGCGACCTGTGACAGATGGTGCAGCTGTTCCTCCATCACCCGGGAGCCGCCCACCCCTCGTCGTAGGACCGCCTCGTCGAGTACGGCGCTGAGTCGCAGCGGCCGGGGCGCGTGGAGGACGCTCTGCCGGGCGAGTCTGACCTCGACCAGGGAATCGAGCTGTGCGGGCGGCAGTCCGTCCAGCGAGGACCGGGTCACCGCCCGCGCGTAGTCGGCGGTCTGCAGCAGGCCCGGCACCACCGAGGTCTCCAGTGTGCGGACGGTATCGGCCTGGGACTCCAGGCTGATGAAGTCTCGGTACTGGGGCGGGATGAGACCGCGATACGCGTGCCACCACCCGTTTCCGCCTCCGCCCGCCGATCCGGCGAGCGTCTGGAGCAGGGCGCGCAGCTGACGGTCGTCCACACCGTAGGCGTCCAGCAGGCGGGTCACGTCACCGGGCGTCACGCCGCTCGCCCCCGTCTCGATCCGGCTCACCTTCGACTGGTGCCAGCCGAGCATCCCGGCGGCGTCCCGGCTCGTGAGTCCCGACGTGTGACGCAGGCTGCGCAGCTCCTCCCCGAGCTTGCGACGGCGTACCGCAGGGCCGTTCCGCATGGCGGCCTCCTCCCGTTGTACGGAGAGCCGCCCGGGTGGGGCCGGCTCGGAAAGGGGCCAGTGTTACGTCCGTACACGGCTCAGGGGGCGGAGTTCACCGTAATGAGCGACAGATATATGCATATCTTGGTGGATCGCCGTCATGGAGGGCGGCATCGGTGGCACTCTGGCGCGAAGCACAATCCAGGCCGGCCATGCGTCGGTCAGGGCGGGAAAGGGACGGCGTCGCCATGGCAGACCATCAGGAAGCAACCGTCACTCTGCCGAGCGATCCGGCCTCGGTCTCCACGGCCCGGAGACATGTGGCCCGGGTGCTCACCGAATGGGGCCTGGCCGAGGACAGCGACACCGCCGACACCATCCGGCTGATCGTCTCGGAGCTTGCCACCAACGCCGTCCAGCACACCTTCGGGCAGTCGCCCACCTTCACGGTGGACCTGCGCCTCGACCGGGACGTGGAGTTCTATCTCGGCGTGACGGACAGTCACCCCCGCTGGCCCCAGCGGCTGCCCGCCGCGGTCCGGCAGGACAACGGCCGCGGCATGGTGATCATCCGGGCCCTGGCGAAGGAGCACGGCGGGCGGCTCAGCGTCAGCCCCACCCCGGACGGGGGCAAGACCGTGTCGATCGCTCTGCCTTGGCCGGTTCCCGCCCAGACCTGACGCCGTCCGGCGGGCCTCCGTGCGGTGCGGGCGGGGCGTGCTGCGCGTGCCGGTGGTTCGGGGCGTGCTGCGCGTGCCGGTGGTGCGGGGCGTGCTGCGCGGGGCCGTTCCCTCACGCGGCGGACGCCCGGCCGAAGCCGCTGCGCAGCAGCGCCATCAGCGTCGTCGCCGCCGCGGTGTCCCGGTCCCCCCGGTGCACCACGGAGATCGTCCGCCGGAAGGCGGCGGGTTCGAGACGGCGGACGGCGAGCGGTGCAGGGGACATCGCGGCCACCATCTCCGGCACCACCGCCACGCCGATCCCCGCGCTGACCAGGGCACACACCAGCGCGTAGCCGGGTGACTCGCACACCACGGCGGGGGTGGCCCCCGCCTCCGCCAGCGCACGCTCCACGCCGCGACGGGGCGGATGGCCGGGGGCGCTGCTGATCAGCGGGCGGCCCGCGAGTTCGGCCACGGGCAGCGGGCCGCTGCCCTCGGACAGCATCTGCCCGAGCGCCGTGACCAGCACCAGCTCCTCGACGAGCAGCGGCTCGGCCGACACCCCCGCCGGGAGCGGCTCGACGGCCGCGGGTTCGTACGCGTGGGTCAGCGCGAGGTCGACTTCGCCGGCCGCCACGGCGGCTACACCGGCGGGCGGCTCGTAGTCCGTGACGGCCAGTTCCACGTCGGGGTGGGCGCGCCGGAACGCGGTGAGTACCGGCGGCAGCAGATGGATCCCGGCCGTCACGAACGTGCCGACCCGCAGCCGCCCGCCCGACAGTCCGGCCAGACCGGCCAGCTCGTGCCGCGCCTGGTCCATCTCGTCCAGGACGCGCCGGGCCCGCCCTGCCAGCAGCTCACCGGCGGCCGTCAGCCGTGCCCCGCGGTGGTGGCGGACGAGGAGGGCGGCTCCGGTCTCCTTCTCCAGCTTGGCCAGCTGCTGCGAGAGGGCGGGTGCGGTGTAACCCAGCCGCGCGGCTGCGCGCGTGATCGATCCGGCCTCGGAAACCGCGACCAGCGCCGCCAGCCGTGTCGGGTCGAACATTAAGCGTTCCTTTTGGCAGACCCAGAAGATTGCAAGTACATGCTAAGGGCTGTGATGGGCCAGGGTGGACCCATGGACGCACAACTGCTCGCCTTCGTCGCCGTTGCCGCGGGGATGGTGGCCCTTCCCGGCGCCGACTTCACCGTGGTCGTACGCAACGCGCTCGCATCCCGGCGGTCCGGTCTCGCCACCGCCGTGGGGGTCGCCGGAGGGCTCGTGGTGCACACCGCGCTGGCAGCGGCCGGACTCGCCGCCGTGCTCGTGACGATGCCCGCCCTGTTCCGCGGCGTTCAGCTGCTCGGCGGCGCGTACGTGCTCTACCTCGGGCTCAGCGGCCTGTACGCGATGCGCCGGCGGCCCGCCGCCGCCGGCGACGCCGCCGGGGAGGAGAGCGAGGGCAGGGCGCTGCCGGGGGCCGGAAGGTCACTGCGCCAGGGTTTCCTGACCAACGCCCTCAACCCGAAGGCGCCCGTGCTCTTCCTCAGCCTGCTGCCCCAGTTCGTCCCCGAGGGGCAGCCACCGCTGCCCAGGACGCTCCTGCTGGCCTCGGTGGTCGTCCTGCTCGCGCTCGTCTGGTTTCCGGCCGTCGCCCTGCTGGTGGACCGCCTGGGCCGCGGGCTTCGCCGGCCGCGTGCCACCCGGGTGATCGAGGGTGGCAGCGGCACGGCGCTCACCGCGTTGGGACTCGTGCTGGTGACGGGCCCCCTGCTGCACTGAACGGAGAAGGGAGGGACCTCAGCGGACCCTCCCGTACAGGACGTTGCCGGACCAGATCTTCTCCAGCCGGACCACGGCACCGGTCTTCGGCGAGTGCCAGATCTTCCCGCTGCCGGCGTAGATGCCGACGTGGTACACACTGCGGCCCGCGTGGAAAAAGACGAGGTCGCCGCGTTTCCGCTGCGACCTGGAGATATGGCGGGTCTTGTTGTACTGCTGCTGAGCCGTGCGGGGTAGTTTCTTGCCGGCTTTCTTGAACGAGTAGAGCGTGAGCCCGGAGCAGTCGAACCTGTGGGGGCCGGTGGCGCCCCATCTGTAGGGCGCGCCCTTCTTCGAGGCCGCGATCTTGAGTGCCTTCGTCGAGTGGGCGGCGGCCTCGGCGTCGTTCACGAGACCGGGGGCCATCATGGTGGTGCCTACGGCGAATGTCAGAACCGAGGCCGTACCGACCCGGGCGAACAGAGACGGGACATGAACCTGCGCAGTCATGCGCAACCCTTCGTCAGCCGCCTGTGAAGGATGACCTGTCGGGTTCGGGCTGGCGAAGTTGCCCGGCCGCGCGAAGCGGCTTCACCCCGAGGGCCGTCCGGAATTCCGGTCGGCCCGTTGTGCTCGGGTCCTCCACTCCTGCCGATCCACTCCTGTCGACCAGGCATCCGGACGGCGGCAGGACTCGGCGTCCGCCCGGACCGCCCCGCCGCGGTGGCGGGGGCTTGTCGTCCCAGGGATCTTTACGCACGCGCCGCCGGATTTCCTCGCTGAAGTGCCGATATGTGAGAGTCGTCACGACTGATCCGATCGGGTGGACGGGGCCGGGCCGGAGCCGGGGCGGCCACACCGGACCAGCCGCGCACCAGCGGCGGAACAGCAGATTCCGTTCAGTGTCCGCGCCATTCGCGCAAGTTGGCCTGTCCCTCGGGCGGGGGACCTCCTACGCCGATCGAGCGAGGAAAACTCGTCGGCACGCCGGGCGTGTCGAAAAGCGGCGCAGAAGAAGGGGCGCGGCGAGTCGGGCGCGGAGCTCTCAACTCGACGACTCGGGAGGCACGGCGACCCGTCCGGCGCGACGCTCGCCGTCCAGCAGCCGCAGCGCCCTGGCCAACGTGGCGGCGTGGATCTGCGACTCACCCCGATCGTGCATCAGCACGAGTGCGTCGCGGAGGGCGGTGGCCCGGGACGCGAGGGCCTGAGCCGCCCGGAGCGCCCCGTACGTGTCGCTGCCGCGGGCGGGGTTGATGCGGCCGAGCTGGTCGAGCACCTCCAGATAGCAGTCGATGAACTCGGCCTCGGCGCGGGTCAGGGCGGGGAGCGGCGGGAACTGGGGTGAGAGCATCGGGCGTTCACCTCGTGGGATGCGGCGGCTGGGGCGGTGTGCGGTTCTCCACGACGTGGTCCACCAGCCCGAACGCCAGGGCGGCCTTGGCATCGAGAATGGTGTCCCGTTCGATGTCTGCGCTGATCTCCCGTGTGGAACGCCCTGTGTGACGGGCCAGCATGGCCGTGAGCATCTCGCGTTCGCGCTCCAACTCGCGGGCCTGGATCTCGAGATCGGAGGGCTGGCCCTGCACCGGTTCGTCCAGGGCGGGTTGCTGGATGACTACCCGGGCGCCCGGCAGGGCATGTCGGCGTCCGGGTGCGCCGGCCGCGAGCAGCACCGCGGCGCTGGAGCCCGCCTGGCCGAGGCAGAAGGTCTCCACCTCGCAGGCGAGGAAGTGCATCGTGTCGTAGATCGCGGTCATGGCGTTGAAGGAGCCACCGGGCGAGTTGATGTAGAGGGACAGGGGCCGGTCGGGGTCCGCGTGCTCCAGATACATGAACTGCGCGATCAGGTCGGTCGCCGCGGTGTCGTCCACCGGCGTGCCGAGGAAGACGATCCGCTCGGACAGCAGCTTCGAGTACGGATCCATGCTCCGGGAGCCGTAGGCGGTGCGCTCGGTGAACTCGGGCAGGACGTAGCGGGCGGCGGGACGGAACATGGCGATGCCTCTCCTCGGACCACAGCGAATCGCAGGACGTAAAAAATGTACAGGACGTACAGGAGGTTATGATGGGGCTATGGCCTACGAGATTCCGGTGACGCAAGCCCGGGCGGAGCTCGCCGAACTGATCAACCGCGTCGTCTACGGGGGTGAACGGGTCGTGGTGACGCGGCACGGAAAGCCTCTGGTGGCCCTGGTTTCGGCCGCTGACCTGCAACGGCTCGAGAGCGAAGAGGAGGCGGCGCAGGAGGCGGCAGCCGAGGAGCAGGTGATCAGTTCGGTCTCCTCGTTCCGCTCCGTCTCGTCTGCTCAGGGCGAACAGCACCGCTTCGGGCTCGCGGCGGAGCACCGCGGCTACGAGGACCGGAACCGCTGACGCCGCCCGCGCAACCCTGAGTCCCCGGCTGCCGCGGGACCGCCAAAAGCCGAGCCCCCGCCTGTCCTGGCGGGGGCTCGGTTCGTCCGGGTGGTGCGTCAGTCCGCGAGGACCGGTTCCCGGCGAAGGCCGGGGGTGCTCCCGGCCGGGATGTCCGTTTCGGGCCGTCGACGGCCGCCGATCAGCACGGCCGTCAGGCCCAGTGCGACCCACGCCGTCAGGGTCAGCGCGGCCCCGCCTGCCGCGGCGCCGTCGAAAAAGGCGACCGACCTCAGCAGTGAGCCGCCCGCGCCCGGCGGGAGCCACTGGCCGATCATGCCGACCGGTTCGGGGAGAAGCTCAGGTGCGCTCGTGACGCCCGAGAAGGAATTGCCGAGCAGCACCATCAGCAGCGCGCCCATGCCGATGCCCTTCGGGCCGAACAGTGCCGCGAGCCCTGCGACGCCGGAGGAGATCGCCAGCACGGTGAGTGCGACGACGCCGGCTTCCGTCCACCAGTCACCCGTCACCACGCCCAGCCAACTGTGGGCGACGGTGGTGGCGGCGACACCCACCAGCCCCGCCGCGCCGACCAGAGTCACGGCCGCCCTGGCGCCCCTGAGCCCCGTCACGGTCACCAAGGCCCCGGCGGCGACACCGGCGAGCGCCAGCGGCAGGATGCTCGCGCCGAGCGCGGCGCCGCGCGGATCCGCCTCGGGCGCGGCGACGACATCGGTGACCGTCACGGCCGTTCCCGATGGAGCCGCCCCCTTGGCCGCCTCGGTCAGGAGCTGCGAGACGACGGGGCTCGCCGCCGAGGCGGTGAGCAGCCGTGGGCCCTCCCCGGTGACGACGAAGGCGCCGTATACGACCCGGTCCTCGATCGCCTCGCGGGCCGAGGCCTCGTCGTCGTAACGGTGGATCTCGAAGGCTCCCGCGCGCTGTTCCAACTGCCTCTGCAGCTGGTCGGCCGCCGGTGCGGCGCCCGCGACACCCACGGGCAGGTCGCGCGGGGCGATCCGGGCAGCGGGCCAGGAGAACGCCCAGAGGCTGAGTGTCACGATCAGCGGGACGAGGAGGATGACCGCGACCGCGCGGCGGTTCGGCGCAGCAGGCATGACGACTGCCTCAATTCAAAGAGAAGGATCGTTCGTTTTACGTCGGCCATACTGTCTCCCCGCCCTGGGCGCTTGTCAAGAAGGAACGTTCGTTTTAGATTGGGGCCATGGCACGTGTATCCCAGGAGCACCTCGACGCCCGCCGTCGGCAGATCCTCGCCGGCGCCGCGCTCTGCTTCGCCCGTAACGGTTTCCACGGCACCTCGATGCAGGACGTGCTGAAGGAGGTCGGGCTGTCGGCCGGAGCCGTCTACCGCTACTTCGCGGGCAAGGAGGACCTGATCGGGGCCATCGCCGACGAGGCGTTCAGCTTCATCCGGAGCGCTTTCGAGGAGGCGGCGGAGCTCGCCCCGCCCCCCACTCCCGACGTACTGCTCGGCAGGGTGCTGCGCGGGGTCTTCGAGGGGCGGATCTACGGGATGGAGCGCCGTACGTGCGCCGCGCTCATCGTCCAGGTGTGGGCGGAGACCCTGCGCGACGACCAGTTGGCGAGGACGCTCGAGGACGGCTACGCAGGCATGCGCGCGGCCTGGGCGAAGCTGGTGGACGCCTACCGCGCGGCCGGTCTCATGCACTCCGACGTCCCGGCCGACGATGTCGCCCGCACCATGATCGCCACCGCTCAGGGGTTCATGGCGCAGGAGGCCCTCTTCGGTGGAGTCGAACCCGCCGTCCTGGAGAACGGGTTGCGCGGGCTGATGTCCATGGACCGGTCAAAGATCAGTTAACGCGCCGGAAAAACTTCCGCCCTAACGTGCAATACCTGGTCGCGGAATCCTCTTCATCGTTCAACAGAGTGTTGAAGGCGGGATAGGGTCCCGCTGCGTCCGGGGCAGGTACCGGGCGGGAGACGAAGAGGGTGGAAGCGTGCAACTGACTCCGCACGAACAGGAACGCCTGCTCATCCATGTGGCGGCCGACGTCGCCGAGAAGCGCAGGGCGCGCGGACTGCGCTTGAATCACCCCGAGGCGATCGCGCTGATCACCTCGCACCTTCTGGAAGGTGCCCGCGACGGCCGGACCGTGGCCGAACTGATGGCCTCCGGAAGGAAGGTCCTCACCCGCGACGACGTCATGGACGGCATCCCCGAGATGATCCACGACGTCCAGGTGGAGGCCACCTTCCCGGACGGCACCAAGCTCGTCACCGTCCACGAACCGATCGTCTGACGGGGGAACGGCCGATGATTCCCGGAGAGATCCTGTTCGCGGAGGGGCGGATCGCGCTCAACGAGGGGCGCCCCGTCACCCGTCTCACCGTCCTCAACGCCGCTGACCGGCCCGTCCAGGTCGGCTCGCACTACCACTTCGCCGAGGCCAACCCCGGCCTGGACTTCGACCGCCGCGCCGCCCACGGGCTGCGGCTGGACATCGCCGCCGGAACCGCTGTGCGCTTCGAGCCCGGTATCCCCGTCGACGTCGAACTCGTCCCGCTCGCAGGCCTGCGCATCGTCCCCGGACTGCGCGGCGACACCGGAGGTTCCCTCGATGCCTGAGCTCAGCCGTCCCGTGTACGCCGACCTGTTCGGGCCCACCACCGGCGACCGCATCCGGCTCGCCGACACCGACCTCGTCGTCGAGATCGAGGAGGACCGCTCCGGCGGCCCCGGACGGGCCGGTGACGAGGCGGTGTTCGGCGGCGGCAAGGTGATCCGTGAATCGATGGGCCAGGCGCGGACCACCCGCGCCGAAGGGGCCCCGGACACCGTCATCACCGGCGCCGTCATCATCGACCACTGGGGCGTCGTCAAGGCCGACATCGGCATCCGTGACGGGAGGATCGCCGGGATCGGCAAGGCCGGCAACCCGGACACGATGGACGGCGTCCACCCCGACCTGGTCATCGGCCCCGAGACCGAGATCATCGCGGGCAACGGCAAGTTCGTCACCGCCGGTGCCATCGACGCGCACGTCCACTTCATCTCGCCGACCCTCGTCGACCAGGCGCTCTCCTCCGGGATCACCACCCTCGTCGGCGGGGGTACGGGCCCGGCCGAGGGGACCAGGGCCACGACGATCACCCCGGGCCCCTGGCACCTCGCCCGGATGTTCGAGGCGCTCGAGGCGTACCCCGTCAACATCGGTCTGCTCGGCAAGGGCAACACGATGTCCCGGGAGGCCATGCACTCCCAACTCCGTGCGGGGGCGCTGGGGTTCAAGATCCACGAGGACTGGGGTGCGACCCCTGCCGTCATCGACGCCTGCCTGAGCGTGTGCGAGGAGACCGGGGCCCAGCTCGCCATCCACACGGACACGCTCAACGAGGCCGGGTTCGTCGCCGACACGCTGGCCGCCATCGCGGGGCGCTCCATCCACGCGTACCACACCGAAGGCGCGGGCGGCGGGCACGCTCCCGACATCATCAGCGTGGTCTCGGAGCCCTACGTCCTGCCCAGCTCCACCAATCCGACCCGGCCGCACACCGTCAACACCATCGAGGAACACCTCGACATGCTGATGGTCTGCCACCACCTCAACCCCACGGTGCCGGAGGACCTCGCCTTCGCCGAGTCCCGGATCCGGCCCTCG from Streptomyces sp. QL37 harbors:
- the bioB gene encoding biotin synthase BioB, with product MDLLNTLVDKGLRRELPTRDEALAVLATSDDELLDVVAAAGKVRRQWFGRRVKLNYLVNLKSGLCPEDCSYCSQRLGSEAGILKYTWLKPDEATKAAAAGVAGGAKRVCLVASGRGPTDRDVDRVSQTIEAIKEQHEDVEVCACLGLLSQGQADRLRSAGADAYNHNLNTSEGTYGQITTTHTYADRVDTVQQAQAAGLSACSGLIAGMGESDADLVDVVFSLRDLDPDSVPVNFLIPIEGTPLAKEWHLTPQRCLRILAMVRFVCPDVEVRLAGGREVHLRSMQPLALNLVNSIFLGDYLTTEGQSGQSDLDMIADAGFEVEGADTTTLPEHRAPAGSGCGSHEGGCAPCGDTPEAAPETSEVLAARTDLVTVRRRGTGTDLAPNA
- a CDS encoding 8-amino-7-oxononanoate synthase, with protein sequence MSYAPFDWIDDEARRRADAGLVRTLRPRPADTELLDLASNDYLGLSRHPEVTSAAAEAARTWGGGATGSRLVTGTTALHAELERELADFCGFEDALVFSSGYAANLAALTALTGHDSLIVSDAGNHASIVDGCRLARAATAVVPHSDPEAVRKALLDHDGRALAVTDSVFSVDGDAAPLAALAGVCRDAGAALLVDDAHGLGVLGEGGRGGLAAAGLAGGEGVVATLTLSKSLGSQGGAVLGPARVIRHLVNTARTFIFDTGLAPAAVGAALGALRLLRREPGRAARAGAVSAELYGRLTEAGLTAVRPDAAVVSVRAPSAESAVRWAADCRTAGLAVGCFRPPSVPDGISRLRLTARADLTQNQIATAVGTLLATAPEPLS
- a CDS encoding DUF397 domain-containing protein; protein product: MSDRLAQPAPTWRRSSRSTGMNNCVETAPYGDDELAVRDSKDTAIPPLRFSATAWMSFVAGLDGRPVS
- a CDS encoding helix-turn-helix transcriptional regulator; translation: MRNGPAVRRRKLGEELRSLRHTSGLTSRDAAGMLGWHQSKVSRIETGASGVTPGDVTRLLDAYGVDDRQLRALLQTLAGSAGGGGNGWWHAYRGLIPPQYRDFISLESQADTVRTLETSVVPGLLQTADYARAVTRSSLDGLPPAQLDSLVEVRLARQSVLHAPRPLRLSAVLDEAVLRRGVGGSRVMEEQLHHLSQVAQLPHVTLQLLPFGAGSYIGLTGPFVIFSFPTTSDLDVVVLDHLTSSLYLERKEDLEAYSSAFRTMQAHALSPERSLDLIAAVGRGDQAEPSDCPRGPRCPTVSHSPHPPGGAAAAVPE
- a CDS encoding ATP-binding protein — translated: MADHQEATVTLPSDPASVSTARRHVARVLTEWGLAEDSDTADTIRLIVSELATNAVQHTFGQSPTFTVDLRLDRDVEFYLGVTDSHPRWPQRLPAAVRQDNGRGMVIIRALAKEHGGRLSVSPTPDGGKTVSIALPWPVPAQT
- a CDS encoding LysR family transcriptional regulator, which codes for MFDPTRLAALVAVSEAGSITRAAARLGYTAPALSQQLAKLEKETGAALLVRHHRGARLTAAGELLAGRARRVLDEMDQARHELAGLAGLSGGRLRVGTFVTAGIHLLPPVLTAFRRAHPDVELAVTDYEPPAGVAAVAAGEVDLALTHAYEPAAVEPLPAGVSAEPLLVEELVLVTALGQMLSEGSGPLPVAELAGRPLISSAPGHPPRRGVERALAEAGATPAVVCESPGYALVCALVSAGIGVAVVPEMVAAMSPAPLAVRRLEPAAFRRTISVVHRGDRDTAAATTLMALLRSGFGRASAA
- a CDS encoding LysE family translocator, yielding MDAQLLAFVAVAAGMVALPGADFTVVVRNALASRRSGLATAVGVAGGLVVHTALAAAGLAAVLVTMPALFRGVQLLGGAYVLYLGLSGLYAMRRRPAAAGDAAGEESEGRALPGAGRSLRQGFLTNALNPKAPVLFLSLLPQFVPEGQPPLPRTLLLASVVVLLALVWFPAVALLVDRLGRGLRRPRATRVIEGGSGTALTALGLVLVTGPLLH
- a CDS encoding C40 family peptidase, whose protein sequence is MTAQVHVPSLFARVGTASVLTFAVGTTMMAPGLVNDAEAAAHSTKALKIAASKKGAPYRWGATGPHRFDCSGLTLYSFKKAGKKLPRTAQQQYNKTRHISRSQRKRGDLVFFHAGRSVYHVGIYAGSGKIWHSPKTGAVVRLEKIWSGNVLYGRVR
- a CDS encoding ATP-dependent Clp protease proteolytic subunit — its product is MFRPAARYVLPEFTERTAYGSRSMDPYSKLLSERIVFLGTPVDDTAATDLIAQFMYLEHADPDRPLSLYINSPGGSFNAMTAIYDTMHFLACEVETFCLGQAGSSAAVLLAAGAPGRRHALPGARVVIQQPALDEPVQGQPSDLEIQARELEREREMLTAMLARHTGRSTREISADIERDTILDAKAALAFGLVDHVVENRTPPQPPHPTR
- a CDS encoding type II toxin-antitoxin system Phd/YefM family antitoxin; protein product: MAYEIPVTQARAELAELINRVVYGGERVVVTRHGKPLVALVSAADLQRLESEEEAAQEAAAEEQVISSVSSFRSVSSAQGEQHRFGLAAEHRGYEDRNR
- a CDS encoding TetR/AcrR family transcriptional regulator → MARVSQEHLDARRRQILAGAALCFARNGFHGTSMQDVLKEVGLSAGAVYRYFAGKEDLIGAIADEAFSFIRSAFEEAAELAPPPTPDVLLGRVLRGVFEGRIYGMERRTCAALIVQVWAETLRDDQLARTLEDGYAGMRAAWAKLVDAYRAAGLMHSDVPADDVARTMIATAQGFMAQEALFGGVEPAVLENGLRGLMSMDRSKIS
- a CDS encoding urease subunit gamma encodes the protein MQLTPHEQERLLIHVAADVAEKRRARGLRLNHPEAIALITSHLLEGARDGRTVAELMASGRKVLTRDDVMDGIPEMIHDVQVEATFPDGTKLVTVHEPIV
- a CDS encoding urease subunit beta — its product is MIPGEILFAEGRIALNEGRPVTRLTVLNAADRPVQVGSHYHFAEANPGLDFDRRAAHGLRLDIAAGTAVRFEPGIPVDVELVPLAGLRIVPGLRGDTGGSLDA